A stretch of Arthrobacter sp. NEB 688 DNA encodes these proteins:
- a CDS encoding DUF3499 domain-containing protein — translation MNLSRKCTRTGCRQPAVATLTYAYSDRAAVLGPLATYAEPHTYDLCAEHATRLTAPRGWEVLRLVTEYPDPEPSSDDLLALADAVREAGRPRPAAAPTTPEPPVTGEVARRGHLRMLRGSAEA, via the coding sequence GTGAACCTGTCGCGGAAGTGCACGAGGACCGGCTGCCGCCAGCCCGCGGTCGCGACCCTCACCTACGCGTACTCCGACCGCGCGGCCGTCCTCGGCCCGCTCGCGACCTACGCCGAGCCGCACACCTACGACCTGTGCGCCGAGCACGCGACCCGCCTCACCGCCCCGCGGGGCTGGGAGGTCCTGCGCCTCGTGACGGAGTACCCGGACCCGGAACCCTCGTCCGACGACCTCCTCGCGCTCGCCGACGCGGTCCGCGAGGCGGGCCGTCCGCGGCCGGCGGCCGCCCCCACGACGCCCGAGCCGCCGGTCACCGGCGAGGTCGCCCGCCGCGGCCACCTGCGCATGCTGCGCGGCAGCGCCGAGGCCTGA
- a CDS encoding DUF5719 family protein yields the protein MSRLAAVRPALPGAARVLLAGGVAAGLVWGATTRLETLDLAAASGVTQAPVAPTSLATSVDAMCPGPELTGIAGVDDVRTGGRVAAATGPSELLPVPAAGAGSARASAGSTPLVTLSGRPADGVGDLPRTGPVTLRAQGALAPAVTATQEWSSTAPDLRGLVTTPCRGAATDLWLLGGGDGPGRLERLVLTNPGGNPVTADVTVHGADGPVAPARTETVPPGGRTTLLLDAVAADEKTPAVHVVADGGGLTAFLSDTWIEGTTPQGAETTVPAADPATVQVVPATLLGGRSTLRVLAPGGDEAVASVTLLGRDGPVTTTDDTVLTVGAEGVGELALPSVPAGTYSVVVRSDVPVVAGVLTRVGDARGAGDIGWAVSAPVVDEVAGSALPPTPGVTRTLHLVSTGGASTAEVTVVVDGEARTRTVALLSDRAADVDLGGAQSVWVERTDGSGALRGGLVSTSGSGAQQLLSEAPLAPTAVTSPVSRAFPLP from the coding sequence ATGAGCCGCCTCGCCGCCGTGCGCCCCGCCCTCCCGGGCGCGGCTCGCGTCCTCCTCGCCGGCGGGGTGGCCGCCGGCCTCGTCTGGGGCGCCACCACGCGCCTCGAGACGCTCGACCTCGCCGCGGCGAGCGGTGTCACGCAGGCGCCGGTCGCGCCGACGAGCCTCGCGACGAGCGTCGACGCGATGTGCCCCGGCCCCGAGCTGACCGGCATCGCGGGCGTCGACGACGTCCGCACCGGCGGCCGGGTGGCCGCGGCCACCGGACCCTCCGAGCTGCTGCCCGTCCCCGCCGCCGGCGCGGGCAGCGCGCGCGCGAGCGCCGGCTCCACCCCCCTCGTCACCCTCTCGGGCCGCCCGGCCGACGGCGTCGGCGACCTCCCGCGCACCGGCCCGGTCACCCTGCGGGCGCAGGGTGCCCTGGCCCCGGCCGTCACCGCGACGCAGGAGTGGTCGAGCACGGCGCCCGACCTGCGCGGCCTCGTGACGACCCCGTGCCGCGGCGCGGCGACCGACCTGTGGCTCCTCGGCGGGGGCGACGGCCCGGGCCGCCTCGAGCGCCTCGTCCTCACCAACCCCGGCGGCAACCCGGTCACCGCCGACGTCACCGTCCACGGCGCCGACGGGCCGGTCGCGCCCGCCCGCACCGAGACCGTGCCCCCGGGCGGCCGCACCACCCTGCTCCTCGACGCCGTCGCCGCCGACGAGAAGACCCCCGCCGTGCACGTCGTCGCCGACGGGGGCGGGCTGACCGCCTTCCTGTCCGACACTTGGATCGAGGGCACGACGCCCCAGGGCGCCGAGACCACCGTCCCCGCGGCCGACCCCGCCACCGTGCAGGTCGTGCCGGCCACGCTGCTCGGCGGCCGCTCGACCCTGCGGGTGCTCGCGCCGGGCGGCGACGAGGCCGTGGCGAGCGTGACCCTGCTCGGCCGCGACGGGCCGGTCACGACGACCGACGACACCGTCCTCACGGTCGGCGCCGAGGGCGTCGGCGAGCTCGCGCTCCCGTCGGTCCCGGCGGGCACCTACTCCGTCGTCGTGCGCTCCGACGTGCCCGTCGTCGCCGGGGTCCTCACCCGTGTCGGCGACGCCCGCGGCGCCGGTGACATCGGCTGGGCGGTCTCGGCGCCCGTCGTCGACGAGGTCGCCGGGTCCGCGCTGCCCCCGACCCCGGGCGTCACGCGCACCCTGCACCTCGTGAGCACCGGCGGCGCGAGCACGGCCGAGGTCACCGTCGTCGTCGACGGCGAGGCCCGCACCCGCACGGTGGCCCTGCTGTCCGACCGCGCCGCCGACGTCGACCTCGGCGGCGCGCAGTCGGTGTGGGTCGAGCGCACGGACGGCTCGGGCGCGTTGCGCGGCGGCCTCGTGTCGACGTCGGGCTCCGGGGCGCAGCAGCTGCTCTCGGAGGCCCCGCTCGCGCCGACGGCCGTCACCTCGCCCGTCAGCCGCGCCTTCCCGCTGCCCTGA
- a CDS encoding metallopeptidase family protein has product MATRRERFDDLVLDAADRLRPHLGNRYAATEFAVQEVPPTDPAPWDEQVAPLGRLLRATAARTDRVVVYRRPVEARAHDDLDLADIVREVVTEQVAALLGVPAHELDPDAEPED; this is encoded by the coding sequence ATGGCCACCCGCCGCGAGCGCTTCGACGACCTCGTCCTCGATGCCGCCGACCGCCTGCGTCCTCACCTGGGGAACCGGTACGCGGCAACGGAGTTCGCGGTCCAGGAGGTCCCCCCGACCGACCCGGCGCCGTGGGACGAGCAGGTCGCGCCCCTCGGGCGGCTGCTGCGGGCCACGGCCGCCCGCACCGACCGGGTCGTCGTCTACCGGCGCCCTGTCGAGGCCCGGGCGCACGACGACCTCGACCTCGCCGACATCGTCCGCGAGGTCGTCACCGAGCAGGTGGCGGCCCTCCTCGGCGTCCCGGCCCACGAGCTCGACCCGGACGCCGAGCCCGAGGACTGA